The Caulobacter sp. 73W region GTGCGAATGGGAAGGTCTCCTCCACCGCCGGCGGCATCGGCTGAGGCAGGTACATCGCACGCCAAAGCAGGGGCAGCAGCAGCCGGTCCGAGACGTAGCGACACGCTTGGACAAGCCCGAATTCCGAGAAGGCAAACCCTCGGGGTGCGAAGATCGCATGCTCAAGGCGCGGCTCTGGCGAGACGATGGGGGCGAGGGCGACGACCCCGGCGGTGTCATCGGGCCGCCGCATGGCCATGGCCAGGGCGACAGTGGCCCCGAAGGAATGGCCGACAATGAGCGGCTTGCGCACCTGCAGTTTATCGAGCGCAGCCCAAAGGTGTTGAGCTTGCCGAGCGACGCCCGCGTCCAGGCCGCGACGACGTCGGCTTTGGCCCAGTCCCGGCCGATCGAAGGCGAGCACGCGACGCCGATCCAGCGCTGGACCCAAGGCGAGCATCATGTCTTCAAGCGTCGTCAAAAGCCCGTGGAGCAAGACCACCGTCCGCCCCTGCCCGCGATCAGCGTAGGCCAGCCGCAAACCCGGTTCGAGATCCACGTGCCGACGCGGCTCAAGCTGGCCGGTCCGCTCAAGCAACGTGGCCTCGCTTATGGGGCGTTCATTTGGCGGCGACAGCATGTTGGGCCTCACAAAGGGGCTCCAGAGGCCGCGGCTTCGAACTCCACAGGATCGTGGGCGCTGATGATGCGCAATTGAGAGCGCTCCTCGCAGCTTAGACGCCGGAGCCTGTCTTGATTGGTCAGGCGCGCCGCTCGATCGACCTCCATCAGGTTTTGGTAGAGCCGAAGTCCGGGCGTGCAACGGCGCCGCGGCGATCGCACTTCGTCACGATGGAAGTACGCATCGCCGGCGTGGAGCAGCCAGCCGTCGCCCGAGGCGACCGCCACCCCGGCGTGGCCGTAGGTGTGACCCCGCAACGGGACGAGCAGGATCTCAGGCGGTAGTCCGTCCAGTCCACGCGTGGCTTCAAATCCGAACCATCGGTCGCCCGTGGCCTCATAGGCACGCCAATCTGTCACGCCCTCAACCTGCATGGGCCGGTAGCGCTGGCGCATGACGAAGCCGCGTCGGCGGCTTTGGAAGGTTTCCAGTTCCGAGCGCGTCACATGCACGCGAGCGTGCGCAAAGTCGTGCAGCCCGCCGGCATGGTCAAAATCCAGATGGGTCAGGACGATGTGGCGAACGTCGCTCGCCTGATATCCGAGCCGTTCGATCTGGCGGATAGCCGTCTCTTCCTCGCGAAGTCGCACATTGAGGAGCGCGGCGAAGGGCAGACTGATCCTTGGGAAAGGTTTGGCGACATCGCGCAGACCGTAGCCGGTATCCACCAGCACAAGACCCGACGAGGGCGTTTCTATGAGGAGACAATGGCAGACCAGACGCGCTAGCGGACCGCGGCTGCGGCCATCGAAGAAGGCTCCGCCAAAGGGGCAGTCCGTTCCGCAGTTGAGGTGATGGATGTGCATGTGGGCTCCCGCGGCGGCAAGTGCTGGGGGCCTTTGCTAGTTCCGAACCGTTGTGGACTTCCCGAAGGGCGACGGGCGCAGCGGGCACTCACCGGCCTACCCTCTCAAGCGCGAAGACCCTTGCGCGAGCGAGCCCATGATCGCCCGCGACTAGGCCCGCGACGTGAGGTCACACCCCCGGCTCTGGCCGGAACCTTAGTCCGTATGGCCACGCTTCTTGCTTGGGAGGATTGCGTGATGAACATCCAGACTCGTCAGTCCACGAGCCCGTGGGCGGTATCCCTGTCGCAAGAACTTGGCGCCTTGAGCGCCGCCGCCGCGCGACCAAATCCGGTGGCGAGCGCCATTCGCATCCGCGCGCTTACGGAGATCGCTCAGCATCTGAGCACGGACGACCTTGTCGGTTTAGCGTCCGCCGTGGCGACCGCGCGCATAGATCGCAAAGCTTTCGATTCCTGAACGTCCATGAGCGTGTGAGGCCCTGGCCTGCGCGCCCCACACGCAACCGCCAAGTATGATCCTAGCCGGTCAGGCCGCACCACGGCCCGCTCTTCCACGCCGGCATCGCCGGCGCCGACACTGACACCTTGCGGCTGTCTGCCCGCCCCATCCTCGGCCTCCCTGGACGTCAAGCGGAGCCTTTCGGGCGCAAGGGAGTTTTGAAGGCGCGCGGCCGAGGTTGATGGCGCGCGGACCACTTCACGGGAGCGCCTCATGGCTGTCGCCGCCTATCGCCTTGCCTTCATCGCCGCCGCATCCGCTTTGACCCTGGCGGCGTGCTCGCCCAAGGATGAGGCGGCGGACGCGACAGGCGCGGCATCGGGGCAGGCAGCCGCCAACCCCAACGCCCCCGTGACTGCGACGCCGCGCCAGACGCGCTCGGTAGCGGTCGATGTGCAAGGCGTGACCGAGGTCGGCGCCACGGTGCGGGTCAAGAATGTCGATCTGGCCGAAGACGCCACCGTGCTCGACGTCTCCATCTCCTTCGCCAGCAAGATGACCAACAATGTCGAGATGGCGAGCAATCCGACCTATATCGCTCTGCCCAACGGCCAAAAGCTGATGCTCAAGGCGCCCGAGGGCAATCCGAACATGAACATCGTCAACGGCGACACCATGAACGGCCGGCTGGTCTTCATGGGCGCCGTGCCGCGTGACGCCCAAAGCATTTCCGTGGTGTTCAACGAAGGCTCTTCCTCCGACAGCATCATCGGCCCGTTCCTGCGCC contains the following coding sequences:
- a CDS encoding MBL fold metallo-hydrolase, producing the protein MHIHHLNCGTDCPFGGAFFDGRSRGPLARLVCHCLLIETPSSGLVLVDTGYGLRDVAKPFPRISLPFAALLNVRLREEETAIRQIERLGYQASDVRHIVLTHLDFDHAGGLHDFAHARVHVTRSELETFQSRRRGFVMRQRYRPMQVEGVTDWRAYEATGDRWFGFEATRGLDGLPPEILLVPLRGHTYGHAGVAVASGDGWLLHAGDAYFHRDEVRSPRRRCTPGLRLYQNLMEVDRAARLTNQDRLRRLSCEERSQLRIISAHDPVEFEAAASGAPL
- a CDS encoding alpha/beta fold hydrolase, yielding MLSPPNERPISEATLLERTGQLEPRRHVDLEPGLRLAYADRGQGRTVVLLHGLLTTLEDMMLALGPALDRRRVLAFDRPGLGQSRRRRGLDAGVARQAQHLWAALDKLQVRKPLIVGHSFGATVALAMAMRRPDDTAGVVALAPIVSPEPRLEHAIFAPRGFAFSEFGLVQACRYVSDRLLLPLLWRAMYLPQPMPPAVEETFPFALAGSDRATLFTGEDSFAGIADLYGLLRDAPACRTPIEILTGDQDAVVDYRRHSAMAAEILPKADLHVSPGLGHMLHHFAPERIIIALEALERRSTATPPA